A window of the Neofelis nebulosa isolate mNeoNeb1 chromosome 13, mNeoNeb1.pri, whole genome shotgun sequence genome harbors these coding sequences:
- the HNRNPH3 gene encoding heterogeneous nuclear ribonucleoprotein H3 isoform X1, translating to MDWVMKHNGPNDASDGTVRLRGLPFGCSKEEIVQFFQGLEIVPNGITLTMDYQGRSTGEAFVQFASKEIAENALGKHKERIGHRYIEIFRSSRSEIKGFYDPPRRLLGQRPGPYDRPIGGRGGYYGAGRGSMYDRMRRGGDGYDGGYGGFDDYGGYNNYGYGNDGFDDRMRDGRGMGGHGYGGAGDASSGFHGGHFVHMRGLPFRATENDIANFFSPLNPIRVHIDIGADGRATGEADVEFVTHEDAVAAMSKDKNNMQHRYIELFLNSTPGGGSGMGGSGMGGYGRDGMDNQGGYGSVGRMGMGNNYSGGYGTPDGLGGYGRGGGGSGGYYGQGGMSGGGWRGMY from the exons ATGGATTGGGTTATGAAACATAATGGTCCAAATGACGCTAGTGATGGGACAGTACGACTTCGTGGACTGCCATTTGGTTGCAGCAAAGAGGAAATAGTTCAGTTCTTTCAAG GGTTGGAAATCGTGCCAAATGGGATAACATTGACGATGGACTACCAGGGGAGAAGCACAGGGGAGGCCTTCGTGCAGTTTGCTTCAAAGGAGATAGCAGAAAATGCTCTGGGGAAACACAAGGAAAGAATAGGGCACAG gtaTATTGAGATCTTCAGAAGTAGCAGGAGTGAAATCAAAGGATTTTATGATCCACCAAGAAGATTGCTGGGCCAGCGACCGGGACCATATGATAGACCGATAGGAGGAAGAGGGGGTTATTATGGAGCTGGGCGTGGAAGTATGTATGACAGAATGCGACGAGGAGGTGATGGATATGATGGTG GTTATGGAGGTTTTGATGACTATGGTGGCTATAATAATTATGGCTATGGAAATGATGGCTTCGATGACAGAATGAGAGATGgaagag GTATGGGAGGACACGGCTATGGTGGAGCTGGTGATGCAAGTTCGGGATTTCATGGTGGTCATTTTGTACATATGAGAGGATTACCTTTTCGTGCAACTGAAAATGACATTGCTAAT TTCTTCTCACCACTAAATCCAATACGAGTGCATATTGATATTGGAGCTGATGGCAGAGCAACAGGAGAAGCAGATGTAGAATTTGTGACACATGAAGATGCCGTAGCTGCCATGTCTAAAGATAAGAATAACATGC aacatCGGTACATTGAACTCTTcttgaattctactcctggagGCGGTTCTGGAATGGGAGGTTCTGGAATGGGAGGCTATGGCAGAGATGGAATGG ataatcAGGGAGGTTATGGATCTGTTGGAAGAATGGGAATGGGTAACAATTACAGTGGAGGATATGGTACTCCTGATGGCTTGGGTGGTTATG gccgTGGCGGTGGAGGCAGTGGAGGTTACTATGGGCAAGGTGGCATGAGTGGAGGTGGATGGCGTGGGATGTATTAA
- the HNRNPH3 gene encoding heterogeneous nuclear ribonucleoprotein H3 isoform X2 codes for MDWVMKHNGPNDASDGTVRLRGLPFGCSKEEIVQFFQGLEIVPNGITLTMDYQGRSTGEAFVQFASKEIAENALGKHKERIGHRYIEIFRSSRSEIKGFYDPPRRLLGQRPGPYDRPIGGRGGYYGAGRGSYGGFDDYGGYNNYGYGNDGFDDRMRDGRGMGGHGYGGAGDASSGFHGGHFVHMRGLPFRATENDIANFFSPLNPIRVHIDIGADGRATGEADVEFVTHEDAVAAMSKDKNNMQHRYIELFLNSTPGGGSGMGGSGMGGYGRDGMDNQGGYGSVGRMGMGNNYSGGYGTPDGLGGYGRGGGGSGGYYGQGGMSGGGWRGMY; via the exons ATGGATTGGGTTATGAAACATAATGGTCCAAATGACGCTAGTGATGGGACAGTACGACTTCGTGGACTGCCATTTGGTTGCAGCAAAGAGGAAATAGTTCAGTTCTTTCAAG GGTTGGAAATCGTGCCAAATGGGATAACATTGACGATGGACTACCAGGGGAGAAGCACAGGGGAGGCCTTCGTGCAGTTTGCTTCAAAGGAGATAGCAGAAAATGCTCTGGGGAAACACAAGGAAAGAATAGGGCACAG gtaTATTGAGATCTTCAGAAGTAGCAGGAGTGAAATCAAAGGATTTTATGATCCACCAAGAAGATTGCTGGGCCAGCGACCGGGACCATATGATAGACCGATAGGAGGAAGAGGGGGTTATTATGGAGCTGGGCGTGGAA GTTATGGAGGTTTTGATGACTATGGTGGCTATAATAATTATGGCTATGGAAATGATGGCTTCGATGACAGAATGAGAGATGgaagag GTATGGGAGGACACGGCTATGGTGGAGCTGGTGATGCAAGTTCGGGATTTCATGGTGGTCATTTTGTACATATGAGAGGATTACCTTTTCGTGCAACTGAAAATGACATTGCTAAT TTCTTCTCACCACTAAATCCAATACGAGTGCATATTGATATTGGAGCTGATGGCAGAGCAACAGGAGAAGCAGATGTAGAATTTGTGACACATGAAGATGCCGTAGCTGCCATGTCTAAAGATAAGAATAACATGC aacatCGGTACATTGAACTCTTcttgaattctactcctggagGCGGTTCTGGAATGGGAGGTTCTGGAATGGGAGGCTATGGCAGAGATGGAATGG ataatcAGGGAGGTTATGGATCTGTTGGAAGAATGGGAATGGGTAACAATTACAGTGGAGGATATGGTACTCCTGATGGCTTGGGTGGTTATG gccgTGGCGGTGGAGGCAGTGGAGGTTACTATGGGCAAGGTGGCATGAGTGGAGGTGGATGGCGTGGGATGTATTAA
- the HNRNPH3 gene encoding heterogeneous nuclear ribonucleoprotein H3 isoform X3 encodes MYDRMRRGGDGYDGGYGGFDDYGGYNNYGYGNDGFDDRMRDGRGMGGHGYGGAGDASSGFHGGHFVHMRGLPFRATENDIANFFSPLNPIRVHIDIGADGRATGEADVEFVTHEDAVAAMSKDKNNMQHRYIELFLNSTPGGGSGMGGSGMGGYGRDGMDNQGGYGSVGRMGMGNNYSGGYGTPDGLGGYGRGGGGSGGYYGQGGMSGGGWRGMY; translated from the exons ATGTATGACAGAATGCGACGAGGAGGTGATGGATATGATGGTG GTTATGGAGGTTTTGATGACTATGGTGGCTATAATAATTATGGCTATGGAAATGATGGCTTCGATGACAGAATGAGAGATGgaagag GTATGGGAGGACACGGCTATGGTGGAGCTGGTGATGCAAGTTCGGGATTTCATGGTGGTCATTTTGTACATATGAGAGGATTACCTTTTCGTGCAACTGAAAATGACATTGCTAAT TTCTTCTCACCACTAAATCCAATACGAGTGCATATTGATATTGGAGCTGATGGCAGAGCAACAGGAGAAGCAGATGTAGAATTTGTGACACATGAAGATGCCGTAGCTGCCATGTCTAAAGATAAGAATAACATGC aacatCGGTACATTGAACTCTTcttgaattctactcctggagGCGGTTCTGGAATGGGAGGTTCTGGAATGGGAGGCTATGGCAGAGATGGAATGG ataatcAGGGAGGTTATGGATCTGTTGGAAGAATGGGAATGGGTAACAATTACAGTGGAGGATATGGTACTCCTGATGGCTTGGGTGGTTATG gccgTGGCGGTGGAGGCAGTGGAGGTTACTATGGGCAAGGTGGCATGAGTGGAGGTGGATGGCGTGGGATGTATTAA